The stretch of DNA cagtaccacagactgatccacttcatgccacgccgcattgctgcagtaattcaggcaaaaggagcccCAACTAAGTACTGagtgctgtacatgctcatacttttcatcttcatacttttcagttggccaatatttctagaaatctttttttgtatcggtcttaagtaatattctaattttctgaaatactgaatttgggattttcattagttgtcagttataatcatcaaaatttaataaataaacatttgaaatatatcagtctgtgtgaaatataatatacaagtttcactttttgaatggaattactgaaataaatcaactttttcatgatattctaattttatgaccagcacctgtacatTTCAGTCATTCCTGAGTTGGAAATAAAACCCCTGCCCCCACTAGTTAGTGCAAGTATGAACATGTGGAACTTGAACAAAATCCAAAAAACCACTGGTTTGAAAGTGTCActtcagtgttttgttttatgctTTGCATTAATTTCTATATTTGTTATACAGGCACCACAGCATGACAGTAAGGATAAGAAACTGAAGTTCTTCAACTCGGGGACTGTAGCCATGGATGTCAATATTGAAAAAACAGGTTTCCACCCAGGTGAGATCTATAAAGTTGACATttgctgcatttccattacccttggaaatacgcaaaatctaaatagcacaagaAAAACTGGTAAAGGAAACACCAGTATTTTGAAAAACccctcaaatattgctaaaaaggtTTCAAACTTTGATGAGGAGGTATTTTAtgttattgaaatgtgtcgcaaaaacgcaatggaaacactttttcgcAAATAGTGTAAACCAGGGGTGTACACTTGGTTTGCAAGCTACTTTTTACCACTGACAGCTCTTCACGATCTACTGTGTCGGGGGGGgggttataattgtaaataattagattgtaatatttacactattacaattattattattatattattattactatgaaattattattatttttttattatattattactgttacaattattaaagaagtattcagtatttgtataatattaaggcacatttatttgtatagcatgattaaaaagtgcaacagaaaacattcaacagttttaaaaaaaataagaaaattaaatgagcggtaaaacatttaaaaccagcTGTAAGAATatcaaaaatctccctctcaatcacaCGCAGTAGAGTAAAACattgcctttaacttggattgaaaaatattttaaagagGTGACTTCAGCTGTACTgccagtttgttccacttctttgtattaaaatacaaaaattatattgaaatagtaacacttaaaaactgagtttgattaaaatatatttttaaaaaatacaatgaggaaaaatatttagaaaatgcaaagcaccaagcacagctgctcacttcatcacagacccacaataaaaagcacatgtaGCGGTGCCAGTCAGTAGCACACAGAGCGTTTCAGTATTTgtagctcactttgttctttagaagaATTTCAACAGCTTCCACACACGCGGGTTGTCTGAAGATGCtgataataaatgtacctgGGGCCAGGGTGAGCGGGTGTGAGCGGCTTTTGGGCTGGAtgagggtcttcttctactgattattagaggttaTAAATTAACATTAGTGCGCTAgcaccccctcacactgaggtcaaaagctgaattattaggtttcatttttagtatacGTGACCGTGCCTTTCTCGTTTATTTATGAGGTCTTGTGGCCCATGTGCGCGATCGACGCAAAATGCATCCGCGATTGATCGGTAGATCGCGATCGACGTATTGTACACCCCtggtgtaaacagaagaggagactgggacatttcttagcattatactttaaaattattaccgccacattagacgtgaaacaacaaaggaatacggagtgttgTAAGGAATGTTAACCTTTCCCGTGTCCCGTCTTCAGACCGTAGTCGTAAAACATAGGGGAGTCTAACTTCGCTCCGGGGGCCAAAGCTATCCTTAGCTTTGGGGTTAACTCCCTTggttcacagcagtcattgactATGATCCGGTCACGCACGCTTCCTCACTCCGCACAGTGGTCGAGCGGCTAGCGCATTAATTCACAGTTAAAGGaccacgcacccacacacaccctgaCAATCTGAGGTTCTGAGCATCCATCTTTCTGCCGCAAAGTcacgtgggatgagatttcacagtagttacgaggctcctgcccaaaacaacgttcaatggaaacacgttcaaaacgcAATTAcacattgtcaacatttagaaatatcgcttttatttggcgaaaatctgtaatggaaacatagCTATTGATGCATGGACTGACATTTCTGCTCCATTTTCAGGGGAAGGAATGAAAGTAGTCGCTCACATTCAGAACAATTCATCTCGGGAGATTAAGCCCAAATACTGTGTGTACAGAAAGCACAGCTTCTTTGCCAGTGGTAAACGAAATCTAGATACCAAAGACCTGTTTAAAGAGGTGGGCGACGTCATCCCTTCATCTACCTCAACGAATGTCACGAGGGTCATCACCATCCCACCTGACCTGGAGCCATCCATCCTAAACTGCAATAACATCAAAACTGAGTACAGACTCAGAGTGAGTAGCTCcatcgtgtgtgtgtctcaccgaACGCTTCATCTGCTACGATTCTTTTCAAGTAGACGAAATATTTACTCGTTCTTCCTTAAATGACTTTTCTTCTTTATGATGTACACCAGCTTCCTCCACATTTCTGACACAGATGTaaccagggtttgggtcaattataattgtactgcataattaataattaattgcaattattgGTGTAATTATATGGTGTAATGCAATgttaaaaaatctgtttacgacacaaaagtggcacatattgcgcagttgtttgttaataaaggtgcttgtgtgacattttgcatcagcaaatttaaccctgaattgtttttctggtaaaactttatttgaaattaaaattatgaagaTTTCTATCGTATATtggcattttgagaaaaatgttttggtCCAGCCCTGGTTGAGAGATGAGTTGGTTGGTTACGCCCATTGACATTTGGCTAAATATTCTCTGTCGACAccaaattgtatttttctaaaCTTTGACCTGTTTAAAATGCAAATGGCAGTTGAAGTTGAAATATTTTCCATTTTGATATATTAGTAGAAAACATCAGGGATGTCTGTTTAGTTCTGCTATTTGTCtttgatatatactgtatgtaaatcaTAACTCATCACTTTATTGTATAggtgaatttatttttatatccaCACAGCCTCAGACATACAGTATGATGCATATCAAATTGTTTTTCCACAGGTCTACCTTGACGTTAAATACGCGTCAGACCCAAAACTCAAATTCCCCATCGTCATCCTTCCAGCCTCTCTGGACGTCACCATGGCAGCACTGCCTGCTGCCACTGCAGCTCCTGCCTTTGGATTTGAACCCTTTGGGAACCCTGATGGCCCAGTGTTGGGAGCCATGGCCCCGCCCCCACCTGCTGCAGCCCTCCAACCATTAGAGCCACCTCCTCCCTACATGGCATATGGGATGTACCCTCCTTTGAACGATTTCCCCAGCAAATATCAGTCATGATGTGATTCACAAAAAACGTGAATCAcagcataaatatatatatattaattccaCAAACCCAGCATGGTTGGTGGGTTCAGTTAGGGGGCTGGCCCGATATTTAAGCTTGATAACAAGAACTCTATCAAGCCGAAATGATTTTTCATCCAAGTTGTTTTGACACAGGACAGGGAAATTTAAGAGTGCAAGATTGTATATTAAAGCAAATCCAAACCTGATACTTgtgtaaattaaataacaattaagGAAGGTATAAACCATTAATACACTTGGTTGTGGGAAACCCATGGTTTTCATATTCAAATGGTTGTTCCATTGATATTATATAAACTAGTGAAGGTGTTGTAAATCTAAAGCATGGTTTCTGTTTCTGTCAGAAGTTTGCCAATAGCTTCTTTCTTTTAGCAGGATAAAAGCATGTTGCCTTAAGGCAAAGATAGTTTCAGAGTTGTTTCGCATGGCTCACTAAACTCACATCATTCAATGCAATAGAGTCTGTGTTTTGTTTGGCAAACAAGTTCTAGGCACGATGGCTAAACATCGTGGCCATTGGCGTCTAAATGATCTGCTATTAGTATCTTGATTTAAAGGCATTCAATGCATCAGCCAGTCAGGGCTGTTAAAAGCGGTTGTACTACATTGATGTGATAATATTCCAGTAAATCATTCAGTCATGTTCAGGGAATTTCACATCCTTTTACTATTGTTACATGCTTGTTCAGCCAACAGTCAAAACTGGGAAGTAGCCACAATGAGGGCGGGGCCTTTGtacaaaacattattttctgACTGACAATATCTTAAAGTTGATATTTTACCAAGTTAtacaaaagtaaagtaattcactGAAGTTCTACATGGGGCATTTTCTGCCAATCGCATCACTGGTAAAGGGTTCATACAAAGGTTAAATCCATCTACCAGTACTTAAGCTTAAAATGTTCAAGCAGAAGTAAAtgttaaaagaaaacaataatacagttaTGAGTTTCTCTTCTGGGTGCTTAACAATAAAACATACTTCCCTCTGAGGTTTTTCCAATAGTCGTTTGCAGCATTCAATGGTTGTAAATGTGAATCAACCCAAAGACTAAAGGTAAACTGTTTGAAGAGAAGTGATGCAAGTAACGATGGTTTCCTTTTTCAGAATCATTACAGTTATTTGCTTTAGGTTTTCTTCaccttttgttccttttttcaatGTCCACATCGAGGTTATGGGTGAAGAAGTTCTCACTTGTGGCCATACCTGCCTGTCATTGCCCCATCTCTTCATATCTCAGAAGTTAGGCAAGGTtgggcctggttagtacttggatgggagaccactgagaatatCAGGTGACAcagtgggtggggggggggtggggggggcagTTACTCTAGTGGTTTGTGTCCTCAGGCAAAACACTTCACCCACACTGTAGTATGAAtctgttggtggtggtcggaggggccgatggcgcagtatagcagccttgcttctgtcagtatgccccagggcagctgtggctacattaaTAGCTTATCACCACAATGTGTGGAGATACATaataatgcaatgtaaagcGCTGAGTGTTTATGAacagcgctatataaatccaatgcattattattattttgtcacCAGCATTCATACCTGAGTGGTACATTTCAAATACCTATTCTAAAAAGATTCATGAAACCTAAAGTTTTGTTGGGGTAATTGGCAGTTAAACCCAATGGATAACTTAATGAATATCCAAATGGTCGGTTCAGCATCCAAATGCTAAACCGACCATACTTTTCAGAGTCGGATTTCCTGTTTCCTGGTAATTGCAACATTGAGATCCATCAGTAGGATCTCTAAAACGTCGGATTGAAATGCTATTTCTCAATAGAATAACTTTGGGACTAGAAATATAAATAGTCTTAATGTGATGACAACATATGTgaacgctgattggctgaaatcttcAAAAATGGTAATCGTCACTAAATATAAAGGGGTGTTATGTGTGTTTGAGGCTAAAGGTTGATGTAAATGACGTTGGGATATTACACCAAAGAAAAATTGGTATGTATACAACTAATAGTCCAACTTACCCATGTTGCACTTTTACCTAACCATATATATTAAACATACTGACAAGACGGGGAGTGGCTGTAATAACAGAAGAGCCTAAACCTACACAAGACATCACATATCGGTGGAAAAATTGATACCGATGTCAACCAATATCATATTTTATGGATAATATTGCCTGATAATATCAGTGGGCTGATATATTGCCCATTTCTATTCTTAAATGTTTCTAAGGGTGATGCACTGACTATATCAGACAATtaaaatattatgtttattaaaacTAAGCAACCTTTATTCTAATGCAGACAGTATATTTAGATGTTCATTAACATGTACTTGGGCCAGCATTTTTTTGTTACAAATTAATCACATATTCCGGTAATCCTTAGTCGCACCCTAATTACAGGCATGACAGGGAAGACGGGTTTTATTCAGTACCCGTTACTTGCTGTTAATCAGTACCGGCATTTTGCTGCGCTGATGACTACACAATTGACTCTGCTTTGAAAATGATCATCAAACAATTCTTGATAGAATATGATGCCCTCAACAATAGGAACACCTTGACAAATGGAGATACGGTTCATGGAAGAATCATTGTGAAGACTTCCAAGAACACCAAGATCAAGTCAAAGATTCACCTTGGTGTCCTGATCAACAAGATGGGATATCAGCAAGGTAActactgaaaaaacaaacaacaagaagacgtagtcatcaacatcccccgccagattggttatCATTAAAACTcacttttcctaaatgtcctataTCTGAGAActtatatgtatacataaaaaattattatcacatcagaaaaataaaattactatcttaaacggtttctagaaaagctgtcccttttgaagataccttaaacagcttaaaaaaaatatggtacaagggcaataactccagaaaaaatatgtgcgcacttctcattttcgaattccatcaaggtattgataccctgaagccatacaccaaatttggttatcctatcttaaacggtttctaagaaaagctgtcccctttgaagatacctcgaacagagtccaaaaaaaaaacggaacaagggcaataattccggaaaaaataattgcgcgcttcttcAAAAGTCACCCTGAAAACCACAGACAGTCATTATTAGGTACCCTATAACTATAATACAGCAGAGACattaagaaaaaacactttagcTTTCAATATAATGAATCATTCAAATTGGCATGTCATATATCAGATATAATCCATTCAACTAgaaattaattataatttagtaaatctatttttttcaatgtctCAGTTCTTTAACAACAACCATTCAAGTAGAACACCTTGGttattaagaaaataatttaaaat from Gouania willdenowi chromosome 9, fGouWil2.1, whole genome shotgun sequence encodes:
- the LOC114469796 gene encoding arrestin domain-containing protein 3-like, giving the protein MSTTVKRLEVTYQPINKDNTFTNGDMVSGKVTLEVVKDCEIDSLSIKFKGKSEVLWTERHGQTTVVYHSKEKYFSVTQFFIRDQKTIVADEEMLLANQNLQTYNRLVTPGCHDYPFTFQIPLTNMPPSFKGRVGKIVYLLEAKLSRSMRINKKDSTKISFVPKTFACDLPVLMAPQHDSKDKKLKFFNSGTVAMDVNIEKTGFHPGEGMKVVAHIQNNSSREIKPKYCVYRKHSFFASGKRNLDTKDLFKEVGDVIPSSTSTNVTRVITIPPDLEPSILNCNNIKTEYRLRVYLDVKYASDPKLKFPIVILPASLDVTMAALPAATAAPAFGFEPFGNPDGPVLGAMAPPPPAAALQPLEPPPPYMAYGMYPPLNDFPSKYQS